The sequence acagcgggcgccaccagacgtcacacagcatcacacagatcATACAGTATAAAGTTGAGCGCGtcgtgtggaattgttggatccacagctcctctgtaaaaatcaccaaccatcatttcccaaaatggcttcatccctagcccctcccacataaaaggagctcgccgctccaccgcctgaagaagacgccgacgtctcctttgacagatgatgatgagcactagaagcagaaatgtgaatgtatctgctgtcaatcaaaatattgttcacatccgtcacCGTGTTTCGAATGACTTGGCGTGActtagtttgtgtttattcacataagTATGATTTcatggaaacagtgtaactGTGTTTTTGCGCACATGTTTAATGGAAACACACCTTGTGAGTTCTGTGCTTTCCAGAATAACTGGAGTTTATATTCTCTTTTCTTTGGTACAAGACGTTTAGGGCTGTAAAAGTTTGGCTTAAAGGATCGTTTTGAATCTACTTATAGTCATGATTTGTGCCACGCCTTGTATTGTCTCTTTTAATAAACGATTCAAGAAGCATGAAAGGATAAACTTGCTTTGATCCAACTGCCAACAAGCAACAAGAGGAGCGTTTGGAAGAGCCTGTGAGGCTTTGGTGTTTGGGCCAAAATGTGCTGCCTTCTTCATGTGACAGATTtgtaataaaaagagaaaaacaacaaaaagcaaaaacatgtttgacctAAACGTGACTCCAGCTGAAGAGCTGCTATTCAGATATTCAGGTCAGGTTTGACGGAAAACTTTTCCAGTTTGGATCTCTCCCACTtccatgacagaaaaacaagcagTGGGGGTCCATACTTGAGCTTTTACACACTTTCAGCAAATCTACAAGAGAGTCAACAACCTCAGATCCCTTTTTTATCCGCAGCGACATCTGGCCATGCGTGCACCGTCCAGGCAGCATGTGAGGGGTTACAGCTGCAATCGTTTTCTCTGGCTTGGCCTGGACCCAGAGGCTTAATAAAGGGAATTAATGGAGTGTACTATCTGTCAGATTCCTAAACACAGCTGGAGCGGATGTCCACAGCCCCCAAGCAGCCCAGAAACGTACTATCCTACTTGAATAACAAGCCCTGCCCtgccctgcccccccccccctcacattacCCCCAGAGTGCTGACTGTGTGAAAGAGCCCCAGCTGATTGTGAACGCTGTTTATGTATCATCACTAACTGAAATTACACAACGTGGGATAACAAACGGGGGGGAAGGGAACTTTCTGGTCACGCAtgagagcagctgctgctgcggcgtATGGGGATCCACATGATCTATGGAGAAGCGTCTGCCTAATATTACCCAGCATGTGCTCACAGGCACGCGCTGCTCCTGCAGCACTTaacacatgccccccccccccccccccccttcaaggACAATGCCATATAAAACCTCCACACACTTGGGTCCACCCCGTCAGTTTAAGACTTCACATGCTTTTTGACGTGCTAAGAGGACGGAGAAGTATGCACGTCTTTAAAGTAACATGAGAAGTCTATTACACTCCTGAGGTTTTTACTGGAATACTTTGATCAGAAATAAGAAAGGCGTTTAAGCTCAGGCTGAAGGGACTGGTCATCATTTTTACAATTTCCCTTGAGAGCTCAGAGTTTGCTCTTGTTTCAAGCAAACTGCAACCTTGAAGAGCAGAGTTGAGTTGGAAGGGAAAACGAGAGACTCAGCATGTTGAAAGCTGACGGAAACTGCAAGCCCGGGAACTGAAAATCTTTGTTGGCTGGCAGTGAAACTTGTGAGTTTGCATTCCCATGAAGCATTGCTGCATGGCAGCTGGTGGCAGACATCCCTCAGCCAGGACTGTTCAGCTGTCTGTTAAAGcagattgttgttgttttttgttgcaagCACTAAAGAAGCCTCTCAGAATGGATCTCATTCACCGAACCACTTTGTTAACCTGCAGCGGTCATCCGACACACAAACCAGCCAGCGTGCCGCCTCAACTCAGCCGGGATATCCTTGTTTTCCGGTTCTAAACATCTGTCCGTCCCACAGCAGAGAGGAAAACAGCAGTTTGAACTGTGGAGACATTTTAGCGCCGTCTGTCAAAGTGACTCTTCTGGCCTTTAAGCACTCCAAAGGACCTTAGTTTCCATGTATCTTTGGTTCTCTAACAGCTCAACACAGAAAAATCAACACAACCCTCAAGTGCTTGCAATGAAGATGTCATTTTCTGAGACAACatgacaaagacagaaaacaggcAGCTGTGGCTCAGCTTCAAGGGAGGAACCAGCTGCATCAACGCTCATTTACTCTGATGTTTGGCGTTTACTCTTGTGAgtatgaggaaaatgaaaaacttccaAAGAGCTGGATGAGCTTCGTGTGTTTATTGACTGTTTGAATAGATAAAACCTTGATCCATTTGATAGTTTGTTGAGCTTTGAGGGTTTTTTCATGATGGcagctgcatgtttgtgtgGAATGGCTGAGCACGCATGACTTGGACGTCATGTACACAgttacataaaaacacacatcgGTTGTGTTCAGTACAATGATTGAAAAGATTATTTTAGTCCCTGATCCAGAGGAATCAAAACAAACTCCTTCTGTCCTGCTCTGATGGGATGTTTTTAACGTGAACTGAGATGTGTTGGAAAGTCTTGTTGTTTCGCTGTTCTTTATATCCTTCAATAATGGCTTTTCTATTTGTTATTGTCTGGCAGACGGATTTGGTTCAACACTCAGGGAGCAGCTGAGTGTTCAAGAAAATGTCTTATGCAAgcattttaaactaaaagagCACAAAGAGAATCATGTGATAAGAATGcacaaaaaagaactttatgtatacagtgatcccttgctatatcacggtttacttttcacggtttcgctacttcacggatttggattgtgcattgtgttctgcattctgattggctaaaaagtcacacaGCGAAtagctcaagaatgggaccctttgatgagccgttcattacagttctccaacataatcgatgggggcatgtcggtgtataaggatcttatagcaaagaagaaaaaagagcgacaacaactgcctatcactatgttcctctcccgaacaaacacacctgcagctgcaccgcgggcttcagaaggaaaaaacgctgcagaggatgcagcggctcagtatgaagagcagtgaaaaagaagaccggagtcactatctgtcccactgtacttttttatttttttcataatcattttaaattttcttccgtttaatccactcgggtcgcggtgggcggggctaatctccgcaatttaaagccttctgttcttatcgatgattgaaattattatttgacagcacactacagaagttatttgttgaaaaaacgtttctaaagtacttttatttgttaaaaaaacaattgacttagcctgttaaatggtttgttctttcttttcaatgtataatagtgaatttcattgtataataattgtaaaaaaaataaaggtttctacttcacggattttgcttatcacgggttctatttggaacgtaacccccgcgataatcaagggatcactgtacaccTTTGtgtgtcaaagtaaaaaaatattccaTTATCCTTcacgtcccccccccccccccccccccccacaaaatAGACAGTATTCCCTGATTTGTACTTATAAACTAAAATATGACCTTATAGAGCATTTTCCCTGTTTTCCTGATTATTGCCCCTTTTTCAAAGGCTTATcttgctaaagaaaaaaacccaagaagAGCTGTATTTTGTTTACAGTAGCCAATACTACACACTCAGgcagtttttgcagtgaatgCTTGACTGTGGCTGACCTCCTTGATCTTGTCGGTAAACAGAAGTATATCAGTTCAGCGGCTCAAACTCCTATGAGGGGTGCAATTACTTTCCCCAACACAGCGCAGAAATGTTAAGGAGGAGAAAAGAGTTTAGAAATACATGCATGAATAATAACAAAGTGTTGCTCCCCCACATTtacattgttgtttattttgaaaagtcctCATTTCCTGTTTAACCTTGTTGAACTGACTGCAGTGTGCATCAACAGCACTTTCCCTCCAGTTGACTTTTTCCTGGGATTCCAAGGAACTTTTGTCATAGCGAGCATGAACTGGGACAGCACATCCTAAACAGACACTGAGAATGCAAATAAACATCTGTTTGACCTTGGGTTGAGAATGGGCTGCTGCCCTGAGGCGCCCCTACCCTCTGTTTGTCACCACTGCATTTGATTGGCAGCTGGTCCAGCTGGCTGGAAGACGGCTGCTCCCCAACAGTCCTGCTCTCCTCCATCTCACAGATCTCTGAGCTGGCACCTGGGATGGGCGAACAGATCAGACCAAAGCGTCTTAACACAAATGAGTTCTCGTGTAGCGTGGATGCATACCTGCCAGGGCCTCCTCTCCTCCAGCCAGGTTGCTCGTGATGATCTGGCGGATGCGAGTGAAGATGGGTATTGCTGTGCCTCCAGCCTCTCCTTCATCCACTTGGACTGTCAGACTTCTTTCTCCTGAGATGTCCTCGGGGTGAAGAAGAGATTCCTCCAGCTTCTACAATCCAAGCATCCCACaattcagacaaaccaaagaaaTCTCACACAGAATATGAACAGAGAGTTTTTGATTCCtgtctctctctatatatatattattgttGCAAACTATTCTGTGTGGTAGAATAGGCTCTCCACCCTAGCCAGCAAGGCCAGGTGGGTTccatatggtttaaaagtgggcagTTCTCTGGTGGCCCCACATGTGTTTGCCCACACTGGCTAAATGTAAGCTTGGGCTTCCATAgttaccagctcagtggccttgtggtgtCCTGCAAGGATGCGAGTCAAATCCAGGCCAAGTAATAACAAAGACcagcctccctgcttgacactcagcattacagggttggattggggagttaatccaccaaatggttcctgactGCGGCTGTGTTTGCAGCCCACCAATAATCAAcctcaaagcggtattttgatccattcacatatttctgagtattcctctaaaaacctgctctctaagCAGAAACCCCTGCTGATCCATgtaaacgagtgggttctcacattgtgatgtcacaaagtgaggaacagccccttccaggaagagtctgcgctgccagcataGCCCCCacgctaacacacacacacattctccacggagctagcgGCTTAACACTTTCCTTTATATGCACTACATGCACAttaatctttgcaaaagtttagtgttgtttgttttggagagtcaaacacagacatgcagcTGAATCCGACTCtgggagcctcagagatcaagtcgtcttacttccaggtagcaaaatgagctgtaaaaataactcatatttccttaaaaaatcgttctttagtgtgccaaatatatgatcatatatatgaATATACTCTGataggcttaagaaaagcatgacgTAGGCTCtttaacttaaagttttttaagtCTACATCTTGTCAGCGAACATAATTAGTCTTGAAGGGACAGATTAAAgcccaaaacattttcaaaaaaggtCATTTAAAGTTAGTTTAAAAGCAAATCTAATTCATTTGAcgcaattaaaaatgttttcttttcaacatcTGTGTTCTCTGAGCGTTTCTTTCCTGCTGAGGCCtttgctgcatgtttgtgtCCAGGTCTCTGGACTCCCTCCTGAAGCCTGAACCTCAGCGGTCGAAACCTTCTCATGGTCCCTCAAACTCAGGAGCAACTTTCTACAACAAGTGAACATCATGAgaacttttcttgtttttctccatttaGCATCCTCCTGGACTATTTCTTCATCCTTCCATAGTTCAGAGGACTGTGACTTTAAAGATGAAGTTCAGAGTAAAAACCAACCAAACTAACCTGAATCACAGCCTCCAGGCCCGGCGAGCGCCGCTCCTCTTCACAGCTCATTACTAAACTAACAAGGATCCAGGTCCCACAATAACGTTCAAAGCTCCACAGCGCTGTGCCAATAAAGTTAGCAGAGTTCCTTCTAACAACAGGAAGTagctcaaaaacacaaaacggaaaagaaaataaaccctGGAAGAAATGTAAGTATGTTTGATACTTTTCAAACCTAAGAAAGTTTGGAAAGCACAACGGCCGTGTCAAATCCTTGAGTTCCGCCACGTTGCCATGGAAACCGAGTGCCTCCACAACGTTGCCCGGGTAACAGAGGGGTGGTTTAGACGTTCCCACAGTGAAAGAAACTGCTGGATTCCAGAGGGTTAATGATCACACCGCTGCCTCGGGGGAGAAACTTACacttttatttcactttatttacaaTCACAGCCCTAACGCAAACGTTTACACAACACGACCATTTCACCGAAAGGGATTCACACGCCCACAGGAAAGAGCTCCCTCCACTGAGACGGATCCAGGAAGATGGTGCAGACGCCACTGTAGAACCAAAGCCTGGGCAGAAAGCACTCCACATCCCAAGTGTTGGATGCTCGGTTGTAGACTTCCACTTCTACACCATAGTCCCCTTCCATTCCTTTCCAGTGGCCCCCAGTGACAAACAGCTTTCCGCTCAAGGTTACCAGGCCGCCGTTCTCGTGCAGCGTGTGAACCTGCTGGACCTGAAAGCCACACAGAAGCTGTCACACGGGAAGAAGTACCCATTTTTCTGCAAATAGCAAATCCTTAGCTGACCTTCTGCCATATGTTGGCCTCTGGATCATATGAGTAGACTTTCTTTGTGTTGTCAGCCACCAGATATATAGTTCCATCCATGCAGGTCGCGCGGGGAGAAGACAGGTATTTAGGGATAAAGGAGGACCAAACACTGATCCAGCTATCTGTAAAACCCAGAAATGATAAAACTTTTCAGTTCCATTTTAAGGCAGTTTTTAAATACCTAGTATTAACCAAAGATAAAGCTATATTATAATAATTGAGTAAACACATAAAGATGGAAACTACACATATACGTAATGTAGTATCTTTTTGCCTtagcttcctgttttattttgaaaggtttttttgtttatgctcTTTCTGGCCTCATTCTTGTTGACGTTTTAGATTTTGCTGCTATAATGTTGCTAACTATTCCATTCCCTTGTTTGTCCCTCTGGTTTCTGATCCCACAGCTGCATCCTGGAGCCCGTCTTTGGGTCCTTCTCCAGCCCATGCACCCTGAAAACTCTCAGCCACTGAGACTTTTGGATCGCCACGGTACAGTTTTAAACAATACCTCTTTTTAATCAAAGTTCCTACACGCATTTTCATCACAGTTCTTTCTTGTTTTAAGGACATTATCAGTCAGCAGGAAGAAACGGCTCAGACATCCATCCTCACCAATGACGGGGTTGTAGCACTGCATGGTCAGTGCGTTGAACTTCACGGCACACGATCCGATGACGTACAGCTTCCCGTGGCAGGCTGTCGCCGTAAAGTTAGTTACATATTTCAAGGCCGGACACGTTAAGGTCCAAGTGTTGTTGTAAGGATCATAATGCTCAACCTCAACTCGCTCCGATGTTGTTCCTGAAGAGAACAAATACCCAGAATTCACGAGAAGACGTTGAGAACTGCATACATGTAGTGAGCACAGATTGGAGCTTTCTTACCTCCAATGACATAAATCTCTCCGTTGAGCGTGGCTGACGTGTGGTTTGTCCGAGGCCGCAGCATGGGCGCCACAGTGACCCACCTCCCCTCCTTCGTGACGTACTTCCAGGTCTCTGTGGTGGACCATGTGTTAGTGTTTGAACCCCGGGAGCCTCctgtcagacaaacaaaaacacttcatgAGAATTCTAACATGGATttccttcatcagaaactcAGCATTTCCCTCTTgcttttgaagattttttagGATTTGGGAGGTTTACCCACCTGTAACGTACACATCGTTGTTCAAAGACACCAAAGAGTAACCCCATTTATCAGGATTGGGAAAGTTAGGCAGCTCGTGCCACTTTTCTGCAGAGAAGGATCATAAGTTTCATTCAGAGTCTGAGGTCAGctacaaagaaaaatgcataaatgccGTTCTGCTAACTGTGTTTATGAAGTTAATTCAAGTTGGAAACAGAATTCTGAGGACATTTAGGTGACTCTGAGGCAGAGGTCAGGCATTTCTTACTTGTTAAAGAAACTTGCCTCTTCTGACCAATCACATAATCAAATTTCAGAAATTCAGCAACCCCTTGCTTCATCGTGTAAAAAATCTCCAATTCCAACTAGCCAGGGCTGCGAGGACTCTGTTTCATGACGTCCAGACCATCATGTGACCACGACCAACATTTGAACAAAAGCCCAGAATCTGCCTAATCCACATCAGGTGTTTCCAGCAAACTCTGGCTAAACTAAACCAACAAAGCAGTTGTTAGAAAGTTCGTACTTGTCTTTGTATTGTAGAAGGCACAGTTGGCGGACATTAGTCTCTGAAGCCTTGGGTCTctgtcttcatcttcatctgacTCCTCCTCATTATCTGACTCATCCAGTGAGCGGCCACCCATCACAAACAGCACCTCCTGCAGGTTTGGTTGAGGACTCTGAGGGTTGTCCTGGTCAGAACACTCTGGGGCTAaatccattttctgaaaaaggtgaagaggcTCTTTGAGTCTGGGAATGGCAGCAGGACAAAAGGCGAAGGCGTGTGTAACGTCACTAACCTGTCTGTGAATCCTCTCTACAAAGTCCCTGCAGCTGGTGCAGGCTTGAATCAGACTGTGCTTTAGCAGGTTGTCAGCCAGATAGTTTGGACCAAGCAAAGAGACGCGCGAAAAAGTGAGGAGTTCGGGTAGGTAGCAGAGTCGAGACTCCTTCCGGTGCCCAACCCATTTGAGGACGGCTTCCACACGAGTGCACTCTGACCGGACCTGAAGCCCTTCATCAGACAAGCAGGACACCAGCCTGTCTTTCTCCATTAACAGAAACTCCTCATCCTGTTGAACAGCTTCAAAATTCCCCAGTAGGAAAGCCCACGCTTTGGCCACCACCTCCGGACAGCCGTGGATCTCCCCGAACTCCAAGATCCCCAGGCAGTTGGTCGCGTCGATTTG comes from Oryzias latipes chromosome 4, ASM223467v1 and encodes:
- the klhl30 gene encoding kelch-like protein 30; translation: MVRNVDDLDFCLSSHPQSILEGLRSLCSHPKLVDVTLSAGGRDFPCHRGVLALCSMYFRSMFSGDFVESIAARVELHDVNPDILGCLLEFAYTGKLTINQSNVEGLIRTSSQLQFQTVRTVCSRYLQHQIDATNCLGILEFGEIHGCPEVVAKAWAFLLGNFEAVQQDEEFLLMEKDRLVSCLSDEGLQVRSECTRVEAVLKWVGHRKESRLCYLPELLTFSRVSLLGPNYLADNLLKHSLIQACTSCRDFVERIHRQKMDLAPECSDQDNPQSPQPNLQEVLFVMGGRSLDESDNEEESDEDEDRDPRLQRLMSANCAFYNTKTKKWHELPNFPNPDKWGYSLVSLNNDVYVTGGSRGSNTNTWSTTETWKYVTKEGRWVTVAPMLRPRTNHTSATLNGEIYVIGGTTSERVEVEHYDPYNNTWTLTCPALKYVTNFTATACHGKLYVIGSCAVKFNALTMQCYNPVIDSWISVWSSFIPKYLSSPRATCMDGTIYLVADNTKKVYSYDPEANIWQKVQQVHTLHENGGLVTLSGKLFVTGGHWKGMEGDYGVEVEVYNRASNTWDVECFLPRLWFYSGVCTIFLDPSQWRELFPVGV